Proteins from one Suncus etruscus isolate mSunEtr1 chromosome 3, mSunEtr1.pri.cur, whole genome shotgun sequence genomic window:
- the LOC126003624 gene encoding interferon alpha-inducible protein 27-like protein 2 encodes MVGGVTAVASVPMVLGAMGFTGAGIAASSIEAKMMSAAAVANGGEVAMGSLVATLQSVGSADLFASSNTLLGAAGSNLSAWLWGSDK; translated from the exons TGACAGCAGTGGCTTCTGTTCCCATGGTCTTGGGCGCCATGGGCTTCACTGGAGCAGGAATTGCTGCCTCTTCCATTGAGGCGAAGATGATGTCAGCAGCAGCTGTGGCCAACGGAGGTGAGGTGGCCATGGGCAGCCTGGTGGCCACTTTGCAATCAGTGG GGTCTGCAGATCTCTTTGCATCTTCCAATACTCTTTTGGGTGCTGCTGGTTCCAATCTTTCAGCCTGGCTCTGGGGTTCTGATAAGTAA